A region from the Desulfomarina profundi genome encodes:
- a CDS encoding FHA domain-containing protein, which produces MDEKKEILERYLPKGALKALTGDAVEAVPVNHIDEDLIVIREFPFKVGRESRVAKINGRLEAIERPKKDMNSKPNNDLYLIDRGHLLNISREHFQIELREDGKFYLVDRGSACGTRVGEVVLGERIKVV; this is translated from the coding sequence ATGGATGAGAAGAAAGAGATTCTGGAAAGATATTTGCCGAAGGGTGCACTGAAGGCACTCACCGGGGACGCAGTTGAAGCTGTGCCGGTGAATCATATTGACGAAGATCTGATCGTTATCAGGGAATTTCCGTTCAAGGTGGGCAGGGAATCCAGGGTTGCAAAAATAAATGGTCGCCTGGAGGCTATTGAGCGTCCCAAAAAAGATATGAACAGCAAACCTAATAACGATCTTTACCTTATTGACCGCGGTCATCTGCTGAATATTTCCCGTGAACATTTTCAGATTGAACTGCGTGAGGACGGAAAATTCTACCTGGTTGACAGGGGAAGTGCCTGCGGAACACGGGTGGGAGAGGTGGTTCTCGGGGAGAGGATAAAGGTGGTGTGA
- the folP gene encoding dihydropteroate synthase — protein sequence MKKPKVKIMGVLNVTPDSFSDGGNFSTLDKALAQADRLVDAGADIIDIGGESTRPFSEPVPVKKEMQRVIPVIAAIRKKHTVPISIDTTKALVAEAALGSGADIINDISALRKDPNMIALVRKTDVPVIIMHMKGSPSNMQVKPEYDDVMAEIMTFFQERIEKITACGIKKDRLIIDPGIGFGKTLQHNLTLLKELHRFSEFGLPVLLGHSRKRFLGDITGVDSEEKRDTATAVVSALCSRKNIDIIRVHNVAATREALLVAEAVMADPA from the coding sequence ATGAAAAAACCAAAGGTCAAAATCATGGGGGTTCTCAATGTTACCCCCGACTCCTTTTCCGACGGCGGGAATTTCTCGACCCTTGACAAGGCTCTTGCTCAGGCGGATCGGCTTGTTGATGCGGGAGCAGATATTATTGATATCGGGGGGGAATCAACCCGACCTTTTTCTGAACCTGTTCCGGTAAAAAAGGAAATGCAGAGAGTCATTCCTGTGATTGCCGCCATCAGGAAAAAGCACACTGTTCCCATTTCCATAGATACAACCAAGGCACTGGTTGCGGAAGCAGCCCTTGGATCAGGCGCAGATATCATAAATGATATTTCTGCTCTCAGAAAAGATCCCAATATGATTGCCCTCGTCAGAAAAACGGATGTGCCGGTCATCATCATGCATATGAAGGGGAGTCCCTCAAATATGCAGGTCAAACCGGAATACGATGACGTTATGGCTGAAATTATGACTTTTTTTCAGGAGCGAATAGAAAAGATAACCGCTTGCGGAATAAAAAAAGACAGGCTCATCATCGATCCCGGGATCGGCTTTGGCAAAACCCTCCAACACAATCTGACCCTCCTGAAGGAACTGCACAGATTTTCAGAGTTTGGCCTGCCGGTGCTTCTGGGTCACAGTCGTAAACGTTTTCTTGGAGATATTACAGGGGTTGATTCGGAAGAAAAAAGAGATACGGCAACAGCAGTTGTCTCAGCCCTCTGCAGCAGGAAAAATATTGATATTATCCGGGTGCATAATGTGGCCGCCACCCGTGAGGCTCTCCTGGTGGCTGAAGCTGTCATGGCCGATCCTGCCTGA